In the Candidatus Cloacimonas acidaminovorans str. Evry genome, one interval contains:
- a CDS encoding DNA-methyltransferase, which translates to MNNNEYELYLGDALEILQTIEKESIDLIVTSPPYADSRTNTYGGIKPDEYNEWFLPITQELLRILKPTGTFILNIKEKVVNGERHTYVIELILNMRKQGWLWTEEFIWHKKNCYPGKWPNRFRDAWERLLQFNKNKFFKMYQEEVMIPIGDWAEKRLSNLSHTDKIRDTSKVGSGFGKNVSNWVGKDKVYPTNVLHLATECGNKNHSATFPYALPEWFIKLFTRPGDVVLDPFMGSGTAVFAALNMGRKAIGIDINPEYYNLVLGKIQNQQQVLF; encoded by the coding sequence ATGAACAATAATGAATATGAATTATACCTTGGTGATGCTCTGGAAATTCTGCAAACAATAGAAAAAGAGTCAATTGATTTAATAGTAACATCTCCTCCTTATGCAGATAGTAGAACTAATACCTACGGGGGCATAAAACCGGATGAATATAATGAATGGTTTCTTCCCATAACACAAGAACTTTTAAGAATTCTAAAACCCACTGGAACATTCATTTTGAATATCAAAGAAAAAGTTGTTAACGGAGAAAGACATACCTATGTGATAGAATTGATTTTGAATATGAGAAAACAAGGATGGCTTTGGACAGAAGAATTTATTTGGCATAAAAAGAATTGCTATCCGGGAAAATGGCCTAACAGATTTCGGGATGCATGGGAAAGATTATTACAATTCAATAAAAACAAATTCTTTAAGATGTATCAGGAAGAAGTAATGATTCCTATAGGTGACTGGGCAGAAAAACGACTTTCTAACTTAAGCCATACGGATAAAATTAGAGATACTTCCAAAGTAGGCAGTGGTTTTGGCAAAAATGTATCCAACTGGGTTGGTAAAGATAAGGTCTATCCTACAAATGTTTTACACTTGGCTACTGAATGCGGTAATAAAAATCATAGCGCAACTTTTCCTTATGCTTTGCCGGAATGGTTTATTAAACTATTTACCAGACCGGGTGATGTGGTCTTAGACCCTTTTATGGGTTCGGGAACTGCTGTTTTTGCTGCTTTGAATATGGGGAGAAAAGCAATAGGAATAGATATAAATCCTGAATATTATAACTTAGTTTTAGGGAAAATTCAAAATCAGCAACAAGTATTGTTTTAA
- a CDS encoding PmeII family type II restriction endonuclease codes for MIDENDLNEYVEKHIEIFHNNRIMNISNLKLANILKHKNPYLFRAKNILNAGELIKTILDAHLSSAEETMFGEFLESLAIYICGMIYGGVKSSSPGIDLEFNKENKRYIVSIKSGPNWGNSRQVAKMIDDFNRASRIIRSNNKETTVIAINGCCYGKDDKPDKGSYFKLCGQRFWEFISCDEEMYTKIIVPLGYKAKEKNDNFYTEYSKLINNFTAEFIQDFCDKGVINWNKLLQFNSGKKFS; via the coding sequence GTGATTGATGAAAATGACTTGAATGAATATGTAGAAAAGCATATTGAGATTTTTCACAACAACAGGATTATGAATATCAGCAATTTGAAACTGGCAAATATATTAAAACATAAAAATCCGTATCTGTTTAGAGCAAAGAATATTCTTAATGCCGGCGAATTGATAAAAACCATTCTGGATGCTCACTTATCTTCTGCAGAAGAAACAATGTTTGGTGAATTTCTGGAATCGTTAGCTATCTATATTTGTGGAATGATTTATGGTGGAGTGAAATCATCTTCTCCGGGTATAGATTTGGAGTTTAACAAAGAAAACAAGCGGTATATTGTCTCTATAAAGTCAGGTCCTAATTGGGGTAATAGTCGTCAAGTGGCAAAAATGATAGACGATTTTAATAGAGCTTCCAGAATTATTCGTTCCAATAATAAAGAAACAACAGTGATTGCAATAAATGGTTGCTGCTACGGAAAAGATGATAAACCGGATAAGGGTTCTTATTTCAAATTATGTGGTCAGCGTTTTTGGGAATTCATTTCCTGTGATGAAGAGATGTATACAAAAATCATTGTTCCCTTGGGCTATAAAGCTAAAGAGAAAAATGATAATTTCTATACAGAATACTCTAAATTAATCAATAACTTTACTGCGGAGTTTATCCAGGACTTTTGCGACAAAGGAGTAATAAACTGGAACAAATTATTGCAGTTTAACTCTGGTAAAAAGTTTAGTTAA
- a CDS encoding helix-turn-helix domain-containing protein produces MNVGEKIKKYRKRLNISGKELAQKLGVTPALISYYEQGKRQVPLKTLMQISEIIKVPLEYLVTDKEYIAYSAYRGKGRITKEEKEEVALFQEIVDNLIYVADINNFNLVYHGPDEFRGKTISDQQIGIIKANLELPVITDYNSLVEALWLKWRVVVFALPFKNKNLSAITIKRDGVYCVFINKGHTLERNFFSLAHELGHILMHLETDEFIISRISSRDLKEKEANDFASRFTVSYALLIDNVNERSSSEMITAEQIRELAKYFNVSYECIAYNLVKANILNYGKDEIARLKEPIKEYEYKIAINDFPSIYHLLVYFALAKGEISISKAAKYLLSDIQSVNDEFRKIGKILGKGYS; encoded by the coding sequence ATGAATGTCGGAGAAAAGATTAAAAAATATAGAAAGCGACTAAACATTTCCGGTAAAGAACTTGCCCAAAAATTGGGTGTTACACCAGCTTTGATATCCTATTATGAACAGGGTAAAAGACAAGTTCCCTTGAAAACACTAATGCAAATATCGGAAATTATTAAGGTTCCTCTGGAATACTTGGTTACTGATAAAGAATATATTGCTTACTCTGCTTATCGTGGTAAAGGCAGAATAACAAAAGAAGAAAAGGAAGAAGTGGCATTATTCCAGGAAATAGTTGATAATTTGATATATGTAGCTGATATTAATAATTTTAATTTGGTTTATCACGGACCAGATGAATTTAGGGGTAAAACTATATCTGATCAGCAAATAGGTATTATCAAAGCTAATCTTGAACTGCCTGTTATAACTGATTATAATAGCTTGGTTGAAGCTCTGTGGTTAAAATGGAGAGTTGTTGTCTTCGCCCTACCATTCAAAAATAAAAATCTATCGGCAATTACTATAAAACGAGATGGTGTTTATTGTGTTTTTATTAATAAAGGGCACACCTTAGAAAGAAACTTCTTTTCTTTAGCTCATGAACTGGGGCATATATTGATGCATTTGGAAACTGATGAATTTATTATTTCTCGTATTAGTTCCAGAGACCTTAAAGAAAAAGAGGCAAATGATTTTGCTTCACGCTTTACTGTTTCTTATGCATTGCTAATTGACAATGTAAATGAAAGATCCTCTTCGGAAATGATAACAGCTGAACAAATCAGGGAATTGGCAAAATACTTTAATGTTTCTTACGAATGCATTGCCTATAATCTGGTGAAGGCAAATATATTGAATTATGGCAAAGATGAAATAGCCAGATTGAAAGAACCGATTAAAGAATATGAATATAAAATAGCTATTAACGATTTCCCCTCTATTTATCATTTACTGGTCTATTTTGCCTTGGCAAAAGGGGAAATTTCTATCTCCAAAGCTGCTAAATATTTATTATCTGATATTCAGTCCGTCAATGATGAATTCCGTAAAATAGGCAAAATTCTGGGTAAGGGCTATAGTTAA
- a CDS encoding DUF2188 domain-containing protein: MPYKEYHLTINKQGCKVKKANAQKAVKVFSTKYSALQYARKLAKNQKAELVIHSSDGKIQDKRSFGNDPCPPKDKR; encoded by the coding sequence ATGCCTTATAAAGAATATCATTTAACTATAAATAAGCAGGGATGTAAAGTTAAAAAAGCTAATGCACAAAAAGCCGTTAAAGTGTTTTCCACAAAATATTCTGCTTTACAATATGCCAGAAAATTGGCTAAAAACCAAAAAGCAGAGTTAGTGATTCATTCGTCAGATGGTAAAATCCAGGATAAAAGATCATTCGGTAACGATCCCTGCCCACCAAAAGATAAAAGATAA
- a CDS encoding S41 family peptidase, with translation MSKKLENNSTSIGRIINLLYRYLMVAPFITIIAVDLHSELNANNIVREPNSQLNVFQEDFNYFYRILLDSHPGIETDNTSFNQKVEAFMECLATVTDTLQFEARLRAFTHDLYDGHTRVSSFSNQGSPIYPIGLWWHESGWYVEMISTEFKDLIGSKVISINGIDAETFMTKLMQLTTGENVYWLRDQVSFFLRNSANLRALNLDRPDGVLQLIIKQNGTFSEVNLYEVERPSLWGNQKTGITALHDDNYWGQALPEDNVYYIQFNAMSDPVGTSDTPFSGWISFLKESFALIDSLGIDNLVIDLRNNSGGNSTMGDILLSFCSLPDSIYYFGGKMKISDLVLNHYQMNLTSMNKALSSDLGYEVLETELPFTVIFYDGKSPFLRPRTLSEIVPNVMSNDSIKKYNGKLILLTGSQTYSSAVMFATLCQDNGLAIVYGSPTGGKPSSYGEGLNFRLPNTGIMCSVSVKYFQRPDTSRDPSDSLYPDVDVLITPEEHFSTIDTLWERVLNDIRNSDLYK, from the coding sequence ATGAGTAAAAAGCTTGAGAACAACTCAACAAGCATTGGTAGAATTATTAATCTACTTTACCGTTACTTAATGGTTGCGCCTTTCATTACTATAATAGCAGTGGACTTGCACTCCGAGTTGAATGCCAATAATATAGTTCGTGAACCCAATTCTCAGCTGAATGTCTTTCAGGAAGATTTCAATTACTTTTATAGAATATTACTTGATTCTCATCCTGGCATAGAAACTGATAATACTAGTTTCAATCAGAAAGTTGAAGCATTCATGGAATGTCTCGCCACTGTAACTGATACTCTGCAATTTGAAGCCAGATTGAGAGCTTTTACCCATGATTTATATGACGGACATACCAGAGTATCATCATTTTCCAATCAGGGATCACCAATTTACCCTATAGGATTGTGGTGGCATGAATCTGGATGGTATGTTGAAATGATTTCTACCGAGTTCAAAGATTTAATTGGAAGTAAAGTAATAAGTATTAATGGGATAGATGCTGAGACCTTTATGACAAAATTAATGCAACTAACTACGGGGGAGAATGTCTACTGGTTACGAGACCAAGTGTCTTTTTTCCTCAGAAACTCAGCGAACTTACGTGCCTTGAATCTGGATAGACCCGACGGTGTTTTACAGTTGATCATTAAACAGAATGGAACCTTTTCAGAAGTCAATTTATACGAAGTTGAAAGACCTTCTCTTTGGGGCAACCAGAAAACCGGTATTACGGCTTTACATGATGATAACTATTGGGGACAAGCCCTTCCAGAAGACAATGTATACTACATCCAATTTAATGCAATGTCAGATCCAGTAGGGACATCCGATACTCCATTTTCAGGGTGGATCTCATTCCTTAAAGAGAGCTTTGCTTTAATAGACAGCTTAGGGATAGATAATCTGGTTATTGATTTAAGAAACAATAGCGGTGGTAATTCTACTATGGGTGATATACTCCTTTCTTTTTGCTCACTACCTGATTCTATTTACTATTTCGGTGGAAAGATGAAGATAAGTGATTTGGTGCTCAATCACTATCAAATGAATCTGACTTCAATGAATAAGGCATTATCCTCTGACTTGGGTTATGAAGTATTGGAAACTGAATTGCCCTTTACCGTGATTTTTTATGATGGTAAATCTCCATTCCTTAGACCTCGGACTCTTAGTGAAATAGTTCCCAATGTTATGAGTAATGATTCAATAAAAAAGTATAATGGAAAATTGATCCTGCTTACTGGAAGTCAAACATACAGCTCGGCAGTTATGTTTGCTACTCTTTGTCAGGATAACGGACTGGCTATAGTGTACGGAAGTCCTACCGGAGGAAAACCATCTTCTTATGGAGAGGGACTAAACTTCAGATTGCCTAATACGGGCATAATGTGCAGTGTATCTGTTAAATACTTTCAACGGCCTGATACAAGCAGAGACCCTTCTGACAGTCTATACCCAGATGTTGATGTACTGATCACCCCGGAAGAACATTTTTCAACCATTGACACACTCTGGGAAAGGGTTCTAAATGACATACGCAACTCCGATCTATATAAATAA
- a CDS encoding M20/M25/M40 family metallo-hydrolase gives MKKFFLLIFALLSLSILCAVPQYLIGLPVSELSLDKEDKTLRRAVQDLAETDLEIYYYNDSYVIAGTDRNNYPGAINLGTPKSGKFYLITIGERYSKFDFSTVGEVLLEMGSVVLIKTDRDEIQLRQKIQNPFVPLLLEPMRFSETLSLQTAISSTRNEIENLINTVSEDSVLYFLQCLQNFSTRYALADNHLTVTNWIKSQFQRFGINNSVLHSFQWYGTMQYNVVATITGTVYPDTYIIVGGHYDSITNDNPMIFAPGADDNASGTVAALEMARVMMATNYQPKCSIRFVTFAAEEVGLWGSSNYANMADQTNMNIRVMINHDMIANTSPNFWDPRVLLMPYDGFISHTDYAAMITSQYTALQPVYGYLNSSSSDSHSFWQHGFPVVYFFEYNFSSVYHSNDDTVANLDPVYCASVIRASTAVTASFANMPSPPANLTAQDEGTGNSIHLSWNPVPDPDFSYFHISWGPSQNNLIYSQTTTNNEISITGLNTDQLYFFAVSSVDFSGFESYSLATQCIPRLIPQTPVSFIDQPLPEIVKLSWQSNTELDLAGYKLYRSLNSSETGALIATLPPTLCSYSDSNVQGGEFYYYYRLCAFDNDNNSSPFTPVLKTRPLSMNCGLLIIDETADFGGSGPFQPTDEAVDNFYDLLIDGLWNTAHFDLADYTETLRLCDIGIYSVIIWHGNDFSNMIYPNQVKDVLKNYIYYGGKVLFSVFHPGLAFELIQGYPSFFPEDSFINEVLGISGTDYTIQARFNKAESVYSGYPDINVDPNKVPASFNGHLYQVEALTANSQATPIYHYASAYDNNSPQGILNGGVVGVQNTYFSGKTVTFSFPLYFMDFNQSRQVVHHIIENYFGFPVAVGDEVNIPVAEISILPNQPNPFSVSTQINILCKNSNAPLQVQVFNLKGQLIKTLFQGKPEGKITLSWEGNDNNGKKVSSGIYFLKAQQGNKVQTRKILLLK, from the coding sequence ATGAAGAAGTTTTTCCTTCTAATTTTTGCCCTGCTATCTTTAAGTATTTTATGTGCTGTCCCCCAATATCTTATCGGTTTGCCCGTATCGGAACTTTCTTTAGACAAGGAAGATAAAACACTGCGCAGAGCAGTTCAAGACCTTGCTGAGACCGATTTGGAAATATATTATTACAACGATTCTTATGTTATTGCTGGAACAGACAGGAATAATTACCCCGGAGCCATAAATCTGGGAACACCAAAAAGCGGAAAGTTCTATCTAATAACGATTGGTGAAAGATACTCCAAGTTTGATTTTTCTACTGTAGGAGAGGTCTTATTGGAAATGGGCTCGGTAGTGTTAATAAAAACGGATAGAGATGAAATTCAGCTTCGGCAGAAGATTCAAAATCCTTTTGTTCCTTTACTTCTGGAACCAATGCGTTTTTCTGAAACTCTTTCTTTGCAAACAGCAATTAGTTCTACGCGGAATGAAATAGAAAATTTGATTAATACTGTTTCGGAAGATAGCGTTTTATATTTCCTTCAGTGCCTGCAGAATTTTTCTACGCGTTATGCTTTAGCTGATAACCATTTGACAGTTACCAACTGGATTAAATCCCAATTTCAGCGTTTCGGCATTAACAATTCCGTTTTGCATAGTTTTCAGTGGTATGGAACTATGCAATATAATGTTGTAGCTACAATTACGGGAACGGTCTATCCCGATACCTATATTATTGTAGGTGGACATTATGATTCCATCACTAACGATAATCCAATGATTTTTGCTCCCGGAGCGGATGATAATGCCAGTGGCACAGTTGCTGCCTTAGAAATGGCAAGAGTGATGATGGCAACTAATTATCAGCCCAAATGTTCTATTCGTTTTGTAACTTTTGCCGCAGAAGAGGTTGGGCTTTGGGGTTCAAGTAATTATGCAAATATGGCAGATCAAACCAATATGAATATCCGGGTGATGATAAATCACGATATGATAGCAAATACAAGTCCCAATTTCTGGGACCCGAGGGTTTTGCTAATGCCCTATGATGGTTTTATTTCCCATACGGATTATGCGGCAATGATTACATCCCAATACACTGCTTTGCAACCTGTTTATGGTTATCTTAATTCATCCAGCAGTGACAGTCATTCTTTCTGGCAGCACGGTTTTCCGGTTGTTTATTTCTTTGAATATAACTTTTCTTCTGTCTATCACAGCAATGATGATACTGTTGCCAATCTTGACCCTGTTTATTGTGCATCCGTAATTCGTGCTTCAACTGCCGTAACTGCCAGTTTTGCCAATATGCCATCTCCGCCTGCAAATCTTACGGCTCAGGATGAAGGAACGGGAAATAGTATTCACCTTTCCTGGAATCCTGTTCCCGATCCTGATTTTTCTTATTTTCATATTTCCTGGGGACCTTCGCAGAATAACCTTATTTATTCCCAAACTACAACCAATAATGAAATCAGTATTACCGGCTTAAATACAGATCAACTTTACTTCTTTGCTGTATCTTCAGTAGATTTTTCCGGTTTTGAAAGCTACTCTTTGGCAACACAGTGTATTCCCAGGTTAATACCTCAAACACCTGTTAGCTTTATAGATCAGCCCTTACCAGAAATAGTTAAGCTTTCCTGGCAGTCAAATACCGAGCTTGATTTAGCCGGTTATAAACTATATCGTTCTCTAAATAGTTCAGAAACGGGAGCGCTTATTGCCACTTTACCTCCAACTTTATGCAGTTATTCGGATTCTAATGTTCAGGGAGGTGAATTTTACTATTACTATCGTCTTTGTGCTTTTGATAATGACAATAATAGCAGTCCCTTTACACCAGTGCTTAAAACCAGACCTCTCAGTATGAACTGCGGACTTTTAATTATTGATGAAACGGCAGATTTTGGCGGAAGCGGTCCTTTTCAGCCAACGGATGAGGCAGTAGATAACTTTTACGATTTGTTAATTGACGGCTTGTGGAATACTGCACATTTTGATTTGGCTGATTATACAGAGACATTGCGTTTATGCGATATCGGTATTTATTCCGTCATTATTTGGCACGGTAACGATTTTTCTAATATGATTTATCCCAATCAAGTTAAAGATGTTTTAAAGAACTATATTTATTATGGAGGCAAAGTTCTTTTCAGTGTTTTCCATCCAGGATTGGCTTTTGAGCTCATTCAAGGTTATCCGTCCTTTTTTCCTGAGGATTCCTTTATCAATGAAGTTTTAGGTATCAGCGGAACTGATTACACTATTCAAGCCCGATTTAATAAAGCAGAAAGTGTTTATTCCGGTTATCCGGATATCAATGTTGACCCTAATAAAGTTCCCGCTTCTTTTAATGGACACCTTTATCAAGTAGAAGCATTAACCGCAAATTCACAGGCAACTCCTATTTATCATTACGCTTCTGCTTACGACAATAATTCGCCTCAGGGAATTCTCAACGGAGGAGTAGTAGGTGTTCAAAACACTTATTTTTCGGGTAAAACAGTAACCTTCAGCTTTCCTCTTTACTTTATGGATTTCAACCAAAGCCGTCAAGTTGTTCATCACATTATAGAGAATTATTTTGGTTTTCCTGTTGCAGTTGGGGATGAAGTTAATATTCCTGTTGCGGAAATTTCTATTTTACCTAATCAACCCAATCCTTTTTCTGTTTCTACCCAAATAAATATCCTCTGTAAAAACAGCAACGCTCCTTTACAGGTTCAGGTCTTTAACCTGAAAGGACAGCTAATCAAAACCCTTTTTCAGGGAAAACCGGAAGGAAAAATTACCCTTTCTTGGGAAGGTAACGATAATAATGGCAAGAAAGTAAGCTCCGGAATCTATTTCCTTAAAGCACAGCAAGGTAATAAGGTGCAAACCCGAAAGATACTTCTGCTGAAGTAA
- a CDS encoding GDP-mannose 4,6-dehydratase, with the protein MKILITGGAGFIGSHLAERLLQEGNEVYVIDNLSTGRLENIEAFKDKPNFHLNIGSVLNRELLDKLISNVEQVYHLAAAVGVKYIIENPLLSLKTNIMGTDNVLEFCNKYKAKALIASTSEIYGKNEQIPFSETDDRLLGSTHISRWGYGCSKAIDEFLALAYFREKKLPVVIVRCFNTVGPRQTGQYGMVLPKFIKAALLNQPLVIYGTGEQTRCFADVSDVVDAFIKLMNTPECAGEIFNVGTTESISITDLAQKVKDMCHSKSRIEYMRYEDAFEEGFEDMMHRQPDLTKIKNFIGWEPKHKLDHIISRIIDYYEK; encoded by the coding sequence ATGAAAATTCTGATCACAGGCGGAGCCGGATTTATCGGTTCCCATTTAGCGGAAAGGCTATTGCAGGAAGGAAACGAAGTTTATGTGATAGATAACCTTTCCACAGGCCGTCTGGAAAACATAGAAGCCTTTAAAGATAAACCCAATTTTCACTTAAATATTGGCAGTGTGCTGAATCGTGAACTTTTGGATAAACTGATTAGTAATGTAGAACAGGTGTATCATTTAGCTGCTGCGGTTGGGGTTAAATATATTATTGAAAATCCTCTTTTATCGCTCAAAACAAATATTATGGGGACGGATAATGTGTTGGAATTCTGTAATAAGTATAAAGCCAAAGCACTTATCGCTTCCACCAGTGAAATTTACGGTAAAAATGAACAGATACCCTTTTCGGAAACAGATGACAGATTACTGGGTTCAACTCATATTAGTCGTTGGGGTTATGGTTGCAGTAAAGCCATAGATGAATTTCTGGCATTAGCTTATTTTCGGGAAAAGAAATTGCCGGTAGTAATTGTGCGTTGTTTTAATACCGTAGGTCCTAGGCAGACAGGACAATATGGGATGGTTTTGCCCAAATTTATTAAAGCCGCTCTTTTAAATCAACCGCTGGTGATTTATGGCACAGGAGAACAAACGCGTTGTTTTGCCGATGTTTCAGATGTAGTGGATGCTTTTATAAAGCTGATGAACACTCCTGAATGTGCCGGTGAAATTTTTAATGTAGGAACAACTGAATCCATTTCTATAACTGATTTGGCACAAAAGGTTAAAGATATGTGCCACAGCAAATCCCGTATTGAATATATGAGATATGAGGATGCTTTTGAAGAAGGTTTTGAAGATATGATGCATAGGCAACCGGATTTAACAAAAATTAAAAATTTTATTGGCTGGGAGCCAAAACATAAATTGGACCATATCATAAGTAGGATAATTGATTACTATGAAAAGTAG
- a CDS encoding SLBB domain-containing protein — MKSRFLLILLMSLSLLSALTPTPTGDIIPISVSLTGFVENPGVYQMTPVNRLSDLLLLNKTTTLERIEKTQVLREKSVEVPKPAELLSPPTPEKEKEEIITLENNQGLRRIRITRAGKIETYDLLKFYRLGDISQNPLLKDGDVVFVPAIKDFISIGGGINLPGELEFVEGDKLGTIIELSLGFTFDADISKVQLYRYKENRIDYDVLNYDLKANPAFWDLPLKADDRILISCDAEIRTRQRIKIYGQVKNPGEYVIDANTTLYDVLQQAGGLTKRGDIKSMVYYNENINADPDPFLEMLMQRTMSDMTPLEYSYLRNNLMQLKGKYSIDPVKMMNSEGKEANPYLLDGDCIYIPEKIDMVWVSGQVKNPGMVPWVEGNGWNYYIQAAGGYTNNRKMGKGRIIRANSGNWVKPGKNVVIRAGDTVFVPAQTDRSMWTDVKDIVTLTSSVVTIILGIRTFTRD; from the coding sequence ATGAAAAGTAGGTTTTTGCTGATTCTTTTAATGAGCTTGAGCTTGCTTTCGGCTCTAACACCTACCCCAACGGGAGATATAATCCCTATTTCTGTGAGCTTAACGGGTTTTGTGGAAAACCCCGGGGTCTATCAAATGACTCCTGTAAACCGTCTTTCCGACCTTTTATTGCTTAATAAAACAACTACGCTGGAGCGCATTGAAAAAACACAGGTATTACGGGAAAAAAGTGTTGAAGTTCCTAAACCGGCTGAATTATTGAGTCCTCCAACTCCTGAAAAAGAAAAGGAAGAAATAATAACTTTGGAGAATAATCAGGGTCTGCGCAGAATTAGAATAACTCGTGCCGGGAAAATAGAGACCTACGATTTGTTGAAATTTTACCGCTTGGGTGATATCAGTCAGAATCCTTTGCTGAAAGATGGCGATGTTGTTTTTGTTCCAGCCATCAAGGATTTTATTTCTATTGGCGGAGGCATAAATCTGCCTGGCGAACTGGAATTTGTGGAAGGTGATAAACTTGGCACAATAATTGAGTTATCTCTCGGTTTTACTTTTGATGCCGATATTTCCAAAGTCCAGCTCTATCGCTATAAAGAAAACAGAATTGATTATGATGTTTTAAATTATGATCTGAAAGCTAATCCTGCATTTTGGGATTTACCCTTAAAAGCAGATGACCGAATTCTTATATCCTGCGATGCAGAAATTAGAACCAGGCAAAGAATTAAAATCTACGGTCAGGTTAAAAACCCTGGTGAATATGTGATTGATGCCAATACCACTTTATATGATGTTCTGCAACAGGCAGGTGGCTTAACCAAACGCGGTGATATAAAATCAATGGTCTATTATAATGAAAACATCAATGCAGATCCAGACCCCTTTCTGGAAATGCTGATGCAGAGAACTATGAGTGATATGACTCCTTTGGAATATTCCTATTTACGTAATAATTTAATGCAACTGAAAGGCAAATACAGTATAGACCCCGTTAAAATGATGAACAGTGAAGGAAAAGAAGCAAATCCTTATCTGCTTGACGGTGATTGTATTTATATTCCTGAAAAAATTGATATGGTTTGGGTTAGTGGTCAGGTTAAAAATCCCGGTATGGTTCCCTGGGTGGAAGGAAATGGCTGGAATTATTATATTCAGGCAGCAGGTGGCTATACTAATAATCGGAAAATGGGAAAGGGCAGAATTATTCGTGCCAACAGTGGAAATTGGGTTAAGCCAGGGAAAAATGTAGTTATCAGAGCAGGTGATACTGTTTTTGTTCCTGCTCAAACAGACAGGTCTATGTGGACAGATGTAAAAGATATTGTAACACTTACTTCTTCTGTAGTTACTATCATCCTTGGTATTAGAACTTTTACCAGGGACTAA
- a CDS encoding DegT/DnrJ/EryC1/StrS family aminotransferase encodes MKVPMLDLQAQYKPLMPKIKEALERVFAEHNYIMGPQVKEFEEKMANYLGIKNAIGCASGTDALVLAIKALGIGAGDEVITTPFSFFATASSIWRNNAIPVFVDIDPLTFNLDPDNIEKAITEKTKAILPVHLFGQCANMDSIMAIAHKYNLYVIEDNAQGIGCTWDGKMSCSFGDIGILSFFPSKNLGAMGDAGMCLTNNDDYAFKLRQLRVHGENPKYYHQWVGLNSRLDTLQAAVLSVKLDFLEGWSKGRRANAEFYNEHLKNVPGIRIPYIDPKAVSIYNQYTLVCEKRDKLMAYLKEKEIGCAVYYPLPLHLQECFSSLGYKKGDLPVAEEMAEKVLSIPIYPELTREQKEYVCKTITNFYYH; translated from the coding sequence ATGAAAGTTCCGATGCTGGATTTGCAAGCACAATACAAACCTCTGATGCCTAAAATTAAAGAAGCACTGGAAAGGGTTTTTGCTGAACATAACTATATTATGGGACCTCAGGTGAAAGAATTTGAAGAGAAGATGGCAAATTATCTCGGGATTAAAAATGCCATCGGTTGTGCTTCCGGAACAGATGCTCTCGTTTTAGCCATTAAAGCATTGGGAATTGGAGCAGGTGATGAAGTTATTACTACTCCCTTCAGTTTTTTTGCCACTGCTTCTTCTATCTGGCGCAATAATGCTATTCCTGTTTTTGTGGATATAGACCCTCTCACTTTCAATCTTGATCCCGATAATATTGAAAAGGCAATAACCGAAAAGACAAAGGCAATTTTGCCGGTGCATCTTTTTGGTCAATGTGCCAATATGGATTCCATTATGGCTATTGCCCATAAATACAATTTGTATGTTATTGAAGATAACGCACAGGGTATCGGTTGCACCTGGGACGGAAAAATGAGCTGTTCTTTTGGAGATATAGGAATTCTATCCTTTTTTCCATCTAAAAATCTTGGTGCTATGGGTGATGCCGGAATGTGTTTAACCAATAATGATGACTATGCATTTAAATTGCGTCAATTGAGAGTCCATGGTGAAAATCCCAAATACTATCATCAATGGGTTGGTTTAAACAGTCGTTTGGATACCTTGCAAGCAGCTGTTTTAAGCGTTAAACTGGACTTTCTGGAGGGCTGGAGTAAAGGCAGACGTGCCAATGCTGAATTTTACAATGAACACTTAAAAAATGTTCCCGGAATACGGATTCCCTATATAGACCCAAAAGCAGTAAGCATTTACAATCAATATACGCTTGTCTGCGAAAAAAGAGATAAACTGATGGCATACTTAAAAGAAAAAGAAATCGGCTGTGCCGTCTATTATCCTCTACCTTTACATTTGCAGGAATGTTTCAGTTCGCTTGGCTATAAAAAAGGTGATTTGCCGGTAGCGGAAGAAATGGCTGAAAAAGTTCTTTCCATTCCAATTTATCCTGAGCTTACAAGGGAACAGAAAGAATATGTATGTAAAACCATTACCAACTTTTATTACCATTGA